The following are encoded in a window of Bradyrhizobium guangdongense genomic DNA:
- a CDS encoding winged helix-turn-helix transcriptional regulator → MQDGYDQFCPIAKTAEVLATRWTPLILRELMADNRTFNDVHRGVPLISRAVLVTRLRELEDQGIIERRARSNGTGHEYWLTPAGEALRPIVSEMGHWGLVHARDAIKPTDLDPFFLVWGFRKRAVRDAIDKKVVARFEFAGVPANRTKYSILWLVLDPQGVDVCAKDPGFAVDVIFRGKIADFVAVYLGYLPWRQVEGKEIIVEGTDRRLIKEVPTWIRLDKIVGRDFPVVKGVVRERTTGAI, encoded by the coding sequence ATGCAAGACGGCTATGACCAATTTTGCCCCATCGCTAAAACGGCTGAGGTACTGGCGACGCGTTGGACGCCGCTGATCCTGCGCGAATTGATGGCTGACAACCGAACATTCAACGATGTTCATCGTGGCGTGCCGCTTATCTCGAGAGCGGTCCTTGTGACACGACTTCGCGAATTGGAAGATCAAGGAATCATCGAAAGGCGCGCGCGGTCCAACGGGACTGGACACGAATATTGGCTTACCCCCGCTGGCGAGGCACTCCGGCCGATCGTCAGCGAGATGGGACATTGGGGTCTGGTACACGCGCGGGATGCGATCAAGCCGACGGACCTTGATCCCTTCTTCCTTGTATGGGGTTTCCGAAAGAGGGCGGTTCGGGACGCCATTGATAAGAAAGTCGTCGCTCGCTTCGAATTCGCCGGCGTGCCGGCCAACCGAACGAAGTACAGCATTCTGTGGCTGGTCCTCGATCCGCAGGGCGTAGACGTCTGCGCCAAGGATCCCGGCTTCGCAGTCGACGTTATTTTCCGCGGCAAAATCGCCGATTTCGTTGCGGTGTACTTGGGATATCTGCCGTGGCGGCAGGTCGAAGGCAAAGAGATCATCGTGGAAGGGACAGATCGTCGCCTGATCAAGGAGGTGCCGACGTGGATCCGGCTCGATAAAATCGTCGGGCGCGACTTTCCTGTCGTGAAGGGAGTTGTCCGCGAGCGCACCACCGGAGCGATTTAA
- the sigJ gene encoding RNA polymerase sigma factor SigJ, with protein MDDQRTTEFEAERRRLTRLAYRMMGSLTEAEDVVQDAWLRWVGVEGGVDSPPGYLTRIVTRLCLDRRRSARARRETYVGPWLPDPLVGSVEPNETVADDVTVTLMLALERLSPLERAAFLLHDVFDVPLTEVAITLGRQPAAVRQLAARARKHVQTARPRFDVEPADADRITRAFFAAARDGDVAALSALLARNVEIHTDGGGKVLAFRNVIRGVERALRLFARQRRKYVVPPKLLRVVTIDGLPGYVSLDGRGVLQTTALDIREDGITAIYIVKNPDKLSHLATEMEFPARISPIPPAS; from the coding sequence ATGGACGATCAGCGGACCACCGAGTTCGAAGCGGAGCGCAGGCGCCTGACACGCTTGGCCTATCGGATGATGGGCTCGCTCACCGAGGCGGAGGACGTCGTTCAGGACGCATGGCTACGGTGGGTCGGGGTGGAGGGTGGCGTCGATTCGCCTCCCGGCTATCTGACCCGCATTGTCACACGCCTGTGCCTCGACCGACGCCGCTCCGCGCGGGCGCGCCGGGAAACCTACGTCGGACCCTGGCTGCCAGATCCTCTCGTCGGTTCCGTGGAGCCGAACGAGACGGTCGCCGACGACGTCACGGTCACGTTGATGCTGGCCCTTGAGCGCCTGTCGCCTCTTGAGCGGGCCGCTTTCCTTCTCCACGACGTCTTTGACGTGCCGCTGACCGAAGTGGCCATCACGCTCGGCCGCCAGCCGGCAGCTGTTCGTCAGCTCGCGGCGCGCGCCCGCAAGCACGTGCAGACCGCACGTCCCCGCTTTGATGTCGAACCCGCGGATGCGGATCGGATCACCCGTGCTTTCTTCGCCGCAGCACGCGACGGGGACGTGGCGGCGCTTTCGGCGCTGCTGGCAAGGAATGTCGAGATCCATACCGATGGCGGCGGCAAAGTCCTTGCTTTCCGCAATGTCATTCGGGGGGTCGAGCGGGCCCTGCGCCTATTTGCTAGGCAGCGACGCAAATACGTCGTACCGCCGAAGCTGCTTCGTGTCGTCACCATCGACGGCCTGCCAGGCTACGTTAGCCTCGATGGACGCGGCGTTCTGCAGACGACTGCGCTCGACATCCGCGAGGACGGGATCACCGCGATCTACATCGTCAAAAACCCGGACAAGCTGTCGCACTTAGCGACAGAAATGGAATTTCCAGCTCGCATCTCGCCGATACCGCCAGCTTCATGA
- a CDS encoding carboxymuconolactone decarboxylase family protein produces MSENKRLVWNEVAPHGAKALFSIHHYITTGTDLPHELIHLVFLRVSQINGCAHCIDLHTRDLLATMSFEKVALVPVWAEVPHLFPDKYRAALAWAEEVTLVSETHASDEAYAAASAAFAPKDLVDLTITIAAMNAFNRLGAPFRLPVKAKA; encoded by the coding sequence ATGAGCGAGAACAAGCGGCTGGTCTGGAACGAAGTGGCACCCCACGGTGCAAAGGCGCTCTTCAGCATCCACCACTACATCACCACGGGTACCGACCTGCCCCACGAACTGATCCACCTCGTCTTCCTGCGGGTTTCGCAGATCAACGGCTGTGCGCACTGCATTGACCTGCACACCCGGGACCTCTTGGCCACGATGTCATTTGAAAAAGTCGCCCTCGTTCCGGTCTGGGCCGAGGTGCCCCACCTGTTTCCCGACAAGTACCGGGCTGCCCTCGCGTGGGCGGAGGAAGTTACGCTCGTCAGCGAGACGCACGCCTCCGACGAGGCCTATGCGGCCGCAAGCGCGGCTTTCGCTCCAAAGGATCTCGTGGACCTCACGATCACGATTGCGGCCATGAACGCGTTCAACCGGTTGGGGGCGCCCTTTCGGCTCCCGGTCAAGGCCAAGGCCTGA